The proteins below are encoded in one region of Micromonospora yangpuensis:
- a CDS encoding zf-HC2 domain-containing protein: protein MRTSGDSPTAEHDALALYLLGALDETERVAFEQHLAGCWECLSAAGDMGSVTSALGGLDAADWDALAALPPEFAEFDPTRDPGGPPDPAGRPAAAPTRSLTQQASTGTGSPTGESGKAEPVGPTSAAPAPTGDEPGGGEPPGGVEGGGGRRAARRGTGARTVGAIRPAGSRPSPGPGGGPSSGAPSGGAPSGSAPSGSGPARGRPPRAARHRRFKIWGGVAAAFMAVVLAGGIVAGIGLGDRTDQVLTASGEARGQGVSLSVAITTADNQGSTIRITATGLRQGLRYRVFAVTKDGTTHTVRDWTASTGTQEVTGELAQPVDDLAFVTVGLLDGTAIVTAPITR from the coding sequence ATGCGCACCAGCGGTGACAGTCCGACTGCTGAGCATGACGCGCTGGCTCTCTACCTGCTCGGCGCGCTCGACGAGACCGAACGGGTCGCCTTCGAGCAGCATCTGGCCGGCTGCTGGGAGTGCCTCTCGGCGGCGGGCGACATGGGCAGCGTGACCAGCGCCCTCGGTGGCCTCGACGCCGCCGACTGGGACGCTCTCGCCGCCCTGCCACCGGAGTTCGCCGAGTTCGATCCCACCCGCGATCCGGGGGGTCCACCTGACCCGGCCGGTCGGCCGGCGGCAGCCCCCACCCGGTCGCTGACCCAGCAGGCCTCGACCGGGACCGGATCCCCGACCGGGGAGTCGGGGAAGGCGGAGCCGGTCGGTCCCACCTCGGCCGCCCCGGCACCGACCGGTGACGAGCCGGGCGGCGGTGAGCCGCCCGGTGGTGTCGAGGGCGGTGGCGGTCGACGTGCTGCCCGCCGTGGCACCGGCGCCCGGACCGTCGGTGCCATCAGGCCGGCCGGAAGCCGACCGAGCCCCGGTCCGGGTGGTGGTCCGTCGAGTGGTGCTCCGTCCGGTGGTGCTCCGTCCGGCAGTGCCCCGTCCGGCAGTGGTCCGGCGCGTGGTCGACCGCCCCGGGCCGCCCGGCACCGTCGGTTCAAGATCTGGGGCGGGGTGGCCGCCGCGTTCATGGCCGTCGTCCTCGCCGGGGGCATCGTGGCCGGCATCGGTCTCGGTGACCGTACCGACCAGGTGCTGACCGCCAGCGGGGAGGCACGCGGCCAGGGGGTCAGCCTCTCCGTCGCCATCACCACCGCCGACAACCAGGGCTCCACCATCCGGATCACCGCCACCGGCCTGCGTCAGGGCCTGCGCTACCGCGTTTTCGCGGTGACCAAGGACGGCACCACCCACACGGTGCGCGACTGGACGGCCTCGACCGGCACCCAGGAGGTGACCGGCGAGTTGGCGCAGCCCGTCGACGACCTCGCCTTCGTCACGGTGGGGCTGCTCGACGGCACGGCGATCGTCACGGCCCCGATCACCAGGTGA
- a CDS encoding sigma-70 family RNA polymerase sigma factor codes for MGDAVTERTSPEVLMRQIHEQYRVPLLRFLTRLVLGQQELAEDLVQETFLRTWRNLAALAEDPRRIAPWLYTVARHVAIDAMRARQARPPEVAIPDLNRLSSSDDEMDRVVSTHTVRLALQQIKPEHRAVLIEMYYKGASVAEAAERLGIPEGTVKSRTYYAVRALHAAIGPTEPS; via the coding sequence GTGGGCGACGCCGTGACCGAGCGGACCTCGCCCGAGGTCCTGATGCGGCAGATCCACGAGCAGTACCGCGTACCCCTGTTGCGGTTCCTCACCCGGCTGGTCCTCGGGCAGCAGGAACTCGCCGAGGACCTGGTGCAGGAGACCTTCCTGCGTACCTGGCGCAACCTGGCGGCCCTCGCCGAGGATCCGCGACGGATCGCGCCCTGGCTCTACACCGTGGCCCGGCACGTGGCCATCGACGCCATGCGGGCCCGGCAGGCCCGGCCACCCGAGGTCGCCATCCCGGACCTCAACCGGCTCTCCTCGTCCGACGACGAGATGGACCGGGTGGTCAGCACGCACACGGTCCGGCTCGCGCTGCAACAGATCAAGCCGGAGCACCGTGCGGTGCTCATCGAGATGTACTACAAGGGAGCCTCGGTCGCGGAGGCCGCGGAGAGACTCGGAATACCGGAGGGTACGGTAAAGTCCAGGACGTATTATGCGGTACGCGCGCTGCACGCAGCGATCGGTCCGACCGAGCCGTCCTGA
- a CDS encoding beta-1,3-glucanase family protein, whose protein sequence is MLTRRRVLGLGGAAAAVVGVPLVAAPLISRAQASGGLPLTIVNSTGRYDNSKIRMYVVGTNLETGQMGYVRESGKFTPANPADNNGDIGVSLASSGATKFALPMMSGRVYFAINGRLKFTVVTDGNGRPALQYPVGWAEGDPAYQVLHDCWEFTYSPAGMFCNTTMVDMFSIPMSIRLNGGSQQVTGKLKDGGRDAIFAELSRQPGFERLVIGDKLRIIAPGKGIETGRFNPNYFDGYVAEMWDRYSKTDLRVRTNAGTFRGRVVGGRLTFDNGVRAFDRPSTANVLHCDGALAAPNDGVSGPVAAILGAALNRSVLGQADQPTTNRSAFYQHPVTNHYARVLHRHSAEGKAYGFPFDDVVDDAAYIQDHSPGEVTVTLTPFGAGSGGDAPPAGNVPGPVIAKEQHGAPTDVQRNRGVEQDIAATTYDRDHGAQREGRHVGFLAHGDWICFQGVNFGDKFVKRFSLEVASGAEGGIAGLVELRLDDPGSKPIGSIHLANTGGWERWVWATNGMDWMMGKRDVYLTINSGRPEEIGNIRRLKFHR, encoded by the coding sequence ATGTTGACGCGACGCAGGGTACTCGGGCTAGGGGGCGCCGCAGCCGCTGTGGTCGGCGTGCCGCTGGTGGCCGCCCCGCTGATCTCCCGGGCGCAGGCCTCGGGTGGCCTGCCGCTGACCATCGTGAACAGCACCGGGCGCTACGACAACTCCAAGATCCGGATGTACGTCGTCGGCACCAACCTGGAGACCGGCCAGATGGGCTACGTCCGGGAGAGCGGCAAGTTCACCCCGGCCAACCCGGCCGACAACAACGGCGACATCGGGGTGAGCCTGGCCAGCTCCGGCGCGACCAAGTTCGCCCTGCCGATGATGTCCGGCCGGGTCTACTTCGCCATCAACGGGCGGCTCAAGTTCACCGTGGTCACCGACGGTAACGGTCGACCGGCGTTGCAGTATCCGGTGGGCTGGGCGGAGGGTGACCCGGCCTACCAGGTGCTGCACGACTGCTGGGAGTTCACGTACAGCCCGGCCGGGATGTTCTGCAACACCACCATGGTGGACATGTTCAGCATCCCGATGTCGATCCGGCTCAACGGGGGCAGCCAGCAGGTCACCGGCAAGCTCAAGGACGGCGGCCGGGACGCGATCTTCGCCGAGCTGTCCCGCCAGCCCGGCTTCGAGCGCCTCGTCATCGGGGACAAGCTGCGGATCATCGCTCCCGGTAAGGGCATCGAGACGGGGCGTTTCAACCCCAACTACTTCGACGGGTACGTCGCCGAGATGTGGGACCGGTACAGCAAGACCGACCTGCGGGTGCGTACCAACGCCGGCACGTTCCGGGGGCGGGTGGTCGGCGGTCGGCTGACCTTCGACAACGGGGTACGGGCCTTCGACCGGCCGTCGACGGCCAACGTGTTGCACTGCGACGGGGCGCTCGCCGCACCCAACGACGGGGTCTCCGGCCCGGTGGCCGCCATCCTCGGCGCCGCGCTCAACCGCTCGGTGCTGGGTCAGGCCGACCAGCCCACCACCAACCGGAGCGCGTTCTACCAGCACCCGGTGACCAACCACTACGCCCGGGTGCTGCACCGGCACTCCGCCGAGGGCAAGGCGTACGGCTTCCCCTTCGACGACGTGGTCGACGACGCCGCGTACATCCAGGACCACTCGCCGGGGGAGGTCACGGTCACCCTGACGCCGTTCGGCGCCGGGTCCGGCGGCGACGCGCCGCCGGCGGGCAACGTGCCGGGACCGGTGATCGCCAAGGAGCAGCACGGCGCGCCGACGGATGTCCAGCGCAACCGGGGGGTGGAGCAGGACATCGCGGCGACCACCTACGACCGGGACCACGGCGCGCAGCGGGAGGGCCGGCACGTCGGCTTCCTCGCCCACGGCGACTGGATCTGCTTCCAGGGCGTGAACTTCGGGGACAAGTTCGTCAAGCGCTTCTCGCTGGAGGTCGCCTCCGGTGCCGAGGGCGGCATCGCGGGCCTGGTCGAGCTGCGGCTGGACGACCCGGGCAGCAAGCCGATCGGCTCGATCCACCTGGCCAACACCGGTGGCTGGGAGCGGTGGGTGTGGGCCACCAACGGCATGGACTGGATGATGGGCAAGCGCGACGTCTACCTGACCATCAACAGCGGTCGGCCCGAGGAGATCGGTAACATCCGTCGGCTGAAGTTCCACCGGTGA
- a CDS encoding ricin-type beta-trefoil lectin domain protein, whose amino-acid sequence MPRRAAAGAVGGLAVVSMVVAAIGWGVASAQDDDLTGRTVSDEHLTTIQAAARACPALSPARLAGQLMAESGLDPMANETASGGKGIAGLDSDKWKRWAPWPNAERSDSAANIFALAHQMCDLSGQVRVSEIAGDGWRLSLAAFHTGIDKVRDAKGVPSDALGYVDQASGYAGYYGKLVAFGGSGEPRPRTDRQQPKAVPAEYTKLIVKAGSVCELVPPAAVAAQLMALSEFDVNMLGPNGERGIAQFRPEVWQEHGPKDVSAWDPRVAIPAVGTAMCALQKELAGLEGDPYLVALAAYRNGPTAVRQTGGNLDAETQSFARTVREHTEFYTLDGRLKLPASANPEPSPTPKPKPAPTETESESPTPAPTPDPVKNEETEEAPKPETPADDETTAAAPKPNAPEAEPPARPSNMRQIQLRDGWLCLSAGTGGDGTPVTMQKCREDKSQWWDFRSDGTVRANSLCLDVAWAEKKDGTAVQVAKCNGTGAQKWERITHGGKRVLFNRYSDRCLDRVTNKVGSSMNIWICVGNAEQEIYTR is encoded by the coding sequence ATGCCCCGCCGTGCGGCGGCCGGTGCCGTCGGCGGCCTGGCCGTGGTCAGCATGGTGGTCGCGGCCATCGGCTGGGGCGTCGCCTCGGCCCAGGACGACGACCTGACCGGTCGGACCGTCTCCGACGAACACCTGACCACCATCCAGGCTGCGGCCCGCGCCTGCCCGGCGCTCAGCCCCGCCCGACTCGCCGGACAGCTCATGGCTGAGTCCGGGCTCGACCCCATGGCCAACGAGACCGCGTCCGGCGGCAAGGGCATCGCCGGACTCGACTCCGACAAGTGGAAGAGGTGGGCCCCCTGGCCGAACGCGGAGCGGTCGGACAGCGCCGCGAACATCTTCGCCCTGGCCCACCAGATGTGCGACCTGAGCGGACAGGTCCGCGTCTCCGAGATCGCCGGTGACGGTTGGCGACTCTCGCTGGCCGCCTTCCACACCGGGATCGACAAGGTACGCGACGCCAAGGGCGTGCCGTCGGACGCGCTCGGCTACGTCGACCAGGCCAGCGGTTACGCCGGCTACTACGGCAAGCTGGTCGCGTTCGGTGGCTCCGGTGAGCCCCGGCCCCGCACCGACCGGCAGCAGCCGAAGGCCGTCCCGGCCGAGTACACCAAGCTCATCGTGAAGGCCGGCTCGGTCTGCGAGCTGGTCCCACCCGCCGCGGTGGCCGCCCAGCTCATGGCGCTGTCGGAGTTCGACGTCAACATGCTCGGCCCCAACGGCGAGCGGGGGATCGCGCAGTTCCGGCCCGAGGTGTGGCAGGAGCACGGGCCGAAGGACGTCTCGGCCTGGGATCCGCGGGTGGCGATCCCGGCGGTCGGCACGGCGATGTGCGCGCTGCAGAAGGAACTCGCCGGCCTGGAGGGTGACCCCTACCTGGTGGCGCTGGCGGCGTACCGGAACGGACCGACCGCGGTCCGGCAGACCGGCGGGAACCTGGACGCCGAGACCCAGTCGTTCGCGCGCACGGTGCGCGAGCACACCGAGTTCTACACGCTGGACGGTCGGCTCAAGCTGCCGGCGTCGGCGAATCCGGAGCCGTCTCCGACGCCGAAGCCGAAGCCCGCGCCGACGGAGACGGAGTCGGAGTCGCCGACCCCGGCGCCGACGCCCGACCCGGTGAAGAACGAGGAGACCGAGGAAGCGCCGAAGCCGGAGACCCCGGCCGACGACGAGACCACGGCAGCCGCGCCCAAGCCGAACGCCCCCGAGGCCGAGCCGCCGGCCCGGCCGTCGAACATGCGGCAGATCCAACTCCGTGACGGTTGGCTCTGCCTCAGCGCCGGCACCGGCGGTGACGGCACCCCGGTGACCATGCAGAAGTGCCGCGAGGACAAGTCGCAGTGGTGGGACTTCCGCTCCGACGGCACCGTCCGGGCCAACTCCCTCTGCCTCGACGTGGCCTGGGCGGAGAAGAAGGACGGCACCGCGGTGCAGGTCGCCAAGTGCAACGGCACCGGCGCCCAGAAGTGGGAGCGGATCACCCACGGCGGCAAGCGGGTGCTCTTCAACCGCTACAGCGACCGGTGCCTGGACCGGGTCACCAACAAGGTGGGTTCGTCGATGAACATCTGGATCTGCGTCGGCAACGCCGAGCAGGAGATCTACACCAGGTAG
- a CDS encoding S8 family serine peptidase, producing the protein MLAKRSMLARLLVLVVASCAILAAPQPAVAKTTPDAQAYVKYYVVAKEYQGQPENLTTIARRFLGSGERSTEIYQLNTGRVQPDGARLTDPAKLSAGWHLVLPWDAAGEGVQYGQIPSASPKPSPRPSRSPTPRPEPAPSSPAPSSPTPTPSSPKPSPSPSGDDDGSEKCTATSGSSSRSDWAQLRMAAESAWSQTRGNGVKVAVVDSGVDASVQQLSGRVAVGADVTVGNGRGDTDCLGTGTAMAGIIAADSSGENTSDDPPVGVAPDATILPVRMVRTTGKARPADAANAIEVAVSAGASVVALGEHVDLTDPTVAASVTTALNHDVLVVAGAPTKPFTAPSPSERSGTGALLLTGGVGAGDQLADEYQEGMVEVVAPGVDVASVAVGGDRVQSNTGTQYAVAFVAGQAALVRAAYPDLTADKVKQRIVSTADAMGGQAPNAQFGAGMINPASSVTRTLADGNQVANEQESGGSALAIFAILLVIALVIGAGVVLMLRMRRRGYAG; encoded by the coding sequence GTGCTGGCTAAGCGATCCATGCTTGCCCGCCTGCTCGTGTTGGTGGTGGCCAGCTGCGCGATCCTGGCTGCCCCGCAGCCAGCGGTGGCGAAGACCACACCGGACGCGCAGGCGTACGTGAAGTACTACGTCGTCGCCAAGGAGTACCAGGGACAGCCGGAGAACCTCACCACGATCGCCCGTCGGTTCCTCGGCAGCGGCGAACGCTCGACGGAGATCTACCAGCTGAACACCGGCCGGGTGCAGCCCGACGGCGCCCGGCTGACCGACCCGGCGAAGTTGTCGGCCGGGTGGCACCTGGTGCTGCCCTGGGACGCCGCCGGTGAGGGCGTCCAGTACGGCCAGATCCCGAGCGCGAGCCCGAAGCCGAGTCCCCGACCGAGCCGGTCGCCGACCCCCCGGCCGGAACCGGCGCCGAGCAGCCCGGCGCCCAGCAGTCCGACCCCCACGCCGAGCAGCCCGAAGCCCAGCCCCAGCCCCAGCGGCGACGACGACGGGTCGGAGAAGTGCACCGCCACCAGCGGGTCCAGCAGCCGGTCGGACTGGGCCCAGCTGCGGATGGCCGCCGAGAGCGCGTGGTCCCAGACCCGGGGCAACGGCGTCAAGGTGGCCGTGGTCGACTCCGGTGTCGACGCCTCGGTGCAACAGCTCAGCGGCCGGGTCGCGGTGGGCGCGGACGTGACCGTCGGCAACGGTCGGGGTGACACCGACTGCCTCGGCACCGGCACCGCGATGGCGGGCATCATCGCCGCCGACAGCAGCGGGGAGAACACCAGCGACGACCCGCCGGTGGGGGTGGCCCCGGACGCCACCATCCTGCCGGTACGGATGGTGCGGACCACCGGCAAGGCCCGGCCGGCCGATGCCGCCAACGCCATCGAGGTGGCGGTCAGCGCGGGTGCCTCGGTCGTCGCGCTGGGTGAGCACGTCGATCTGACCGACCCCACCGTGGCGGCCTCGGTGACCACCGCCCTCAACCACGACGTGCTGGTGGTGGCGGGCGCACCGACCAAGCCGTTCACGGCCCCGTCGCCCAGCGAACGGTCCGGTACCGGCGCCCTGCTGCTCACCGGCGGGGTCGGTGCCGGTGACCAGCTCGCCGACGAGTACCAGGAGGGCATGGTGGAGGTCGTCGCGCCCGGCGTGGACGTGGCGAGCGTCGCCGTCGGCGGCGACCGGGTGCAGAGCAACACCGGCACCCAGTACGCGGTGGCCTTCGTGGCCGGCCAGGCGGCCCTGGTCCGGGCCGCCTACCCGGACCTGACCGCCGACAAGGTCAAGCAGCGCATCGTGTCCACCGCGGACGCCATGGGCGGGCAGGCGCCGAACGCCCAGTTCGGGGCCGGCATGATCAACCCGGCGAGCTCGGTGACGCGGACCCTCGCCGACGGCAACCAGGTGGCCAACGAGCAGGAGAGCGGTGGCAGTGCCCTGGCCATCTTCGCCATCCTGCTGGTCATCGCCCTGGTGATCGGCGCCGGCGTGGTCCTGATGCTGCGGATGCGCCGTCGCGGGTACGCCGGCTAG
- a CDS encoding QsdR family transcriptional regulator, whose translation MISRETVVRGGSHHFLAHSSIDMDELARTLAVSRATLYRVAGSRDRLLGDVLWWLGSRQLTEARRARRQGGVSGVVEVTRRFADALLASAPLRRFLVAEPEVAARVLFTASGQVHQRFVCAQEQIFREVLGPDLSRCCATPRSVAYLYIRIVESALYAELLAGQQPDFDLAEQALWALLTPAR comes from the coding sequence GTGATCAGCCGCGAGACGGTGGTACGCGGTGGCAGCCACCACTTTCTCGCCCACAGCTCGATCGACATGGACGAACTCGCCCGTACGCTCGCGGTCAGTCGGGCCACGTTGTACCGGGTCGCGGGGAGTCGGGACCGGCTGCTCGGTGACGTCCTGTGGTGGCTCGGCAGCCGTCAGCTCACCGAGGCCCGCCGGGCCCGCCGCCAGGGTGGGGTCAGCGGGGTGGTGGAGGTGACCCGGCGCTTCGCCGACGCTCTGCTGGCCTCCGCGCCGTTGCGCCGGTTCCTCGTCGCCGAGCCGGAGGTCGCCGCCCGGGTGCTGTTCACCGCCTCCGGTCAGGTGCACCAGCGCTTCGTCTGCGCCCAGGAGCAGATCTTCCGGGAGGTGCTCGGCCCCGACCTGTCCCGCTGCTGCGCCACGCCCCGGTCGGTGGCGTACCTCTACATCCGGATCGTCGAGTCCGCGCTCTACGCCGAGCTGCTCGCCGGGCAGCAGCCCGACTTCGACCTCGCCGAGCAGGCGCTATGGGCCCTGCTCACCCCCGCCCGCTGA
- a CDS encoding acyl-CoA dehydrogenase family protein, with translation MTLPVPAPALTYFGVDRLVDDETRDLQAAVRAFVDRRIRPQIATWYDQGQLPVRELAVELGELGVLGMHLTGYGCAGTSAVAYGMACFELEAGDSGLRSLVSVQGSLAMYAIWRFGSEEQKQQWLPRMAAGTAIGCFGLTEPDFGSDPAGMRTRARRDGTDWVLTGTKMWITNGSVADVAVVWARTDEGIRGFLVPAGTPGFTAPEITGKLSLRASVTSELVLDDVRLPAEAMLPEAAGLSGPLSCLNEARFGIVFGALGAAHDCLETTVGYARSRQIFDKPLAAYQATQLKLADMGLELGKGMLLALQIGALKDAGTLDHRQISLGKLNSVREAIAIARECRAVLGAAGITLDYPVLRHAANLESVLTYEGTSEVHQLIIGQVLTGHAAFH, from the coding sequence GTGACCCTGCCCGTCCCCGCGCCCGCCCTCACGTACTTCGGTGTCGACCGGCTCGTCGACGACGAGACCCGGGACCTCCAGGCCGCCGTCCGTGCCTTCGTCGACCGGCGGATCCGCCCGCAGATCGCCACCTGGTACGACCAGGGCCAGCTACCCGTCCGGGAGTTGGCCGTGGAGCTGGGTGAACTCGGCGTGCTCGGCATGCACCTGACGGGTTACGGCTGCGCCGGCACCTCCGCGGTGGCGTACGGGATGGCCTGTTTCGAGCTGGAGGCGGGCGACTCGGGGCTGCGTTCACTGGTCTCGGTGCAGGGCTCGCTGGCCATGTACGCCATCTGGCGGTTCGGCTCCGAGGAGCAGAAGCAGCAGTGGCTGCCCCGGATGGCCGCCGGTACGGCGATCGGCTGCTTCGGGCTGACCGAGCCCGACTTCGGCTCCGACCCCGCCGGCATGCGTACCCGGGCCCGCCGCGACGGCACCGACTGGGTGCTCACCGGCACCAAGATGTGGATCACCAACGGCTCGGTCGCCGACGTGGCCGTGGTGTGGGCCCGTACCGACGAGGGCATCCGGGGTTTCCTCGTGCCGGCCGGTACCCCCGGCTTCACCGCCCCGGAGATCACCGGCAAGCTCTCCCTGCGCGCCTCGGTCACCTCCGAGCTGGTCCTCGACGACGTACGGCTGCCGGCCGAGGCGATGCTGCCGGAGGCCGCCGGCCTCTCCGGCCCGCTGTCCTGCCTCAACGAGGCCCGGTTCGGCATCGTCTTCGGCGCGCTCGGCGCGGCGCACGACTGTCTGGAGACGACCGTCGGGTACGCCCGCAGCCGGCAGATCTTCGACAAGCCGCTCGCCGCCTACCAGGCCACCCAGCTCAAGCTCGCCGACATGGGGCTGGAACTGGGCAAGGGCATGCTGCTGGCGCTGCAGATCGGCGCGTTGAAGGACGCCGGCACCCTGGACCACCGGCAGATCAGCCTGGGCAAACTCAACAGCGTGCGGGAGGCCATCGCCATCGCGCGCGAGTGCCGGGCCGTCCTCGGCGCGGCCGGGATCACCCTCGACTACCCGGTCCTGCGGCACGCGGCCAACCTGGAGTCGGTGCTCACCTACGAGGGCACCTCCGAGGTGCACCAGCTGATCATCGGGCAGGTGCTGACCGGCCACGCCGCCTTCCACTGA
- a CDS encoding NAD(P)-dependent oxidoreductase: protein MTPRILLTEPIAAAGLDLLRATGEVHVAHSTDPTDLAGLLATADALVVRSSPVTAAMLETARRLKVVGRHGAGLDGIDLAAAERLGIGVVSTPGANADSVAEFVILAALTLARQTPPAVASLARGAFPAGRSLPSAVVAAGLTGTMLSGRTLGLIGLGAIGRGVAARAQGLGMTVLGHDIATTVAPAGVRLVGLDELLGAADVVSLHVPQTAATTGLVDAAALARMRPDALLVNTARAGVVDCAAVLAALDAGRLRGYAVDVFDPEPPAPDDPLLHHRRVFATPHLAAMTHDALDAMARAVAQGVIDYLKAVEGNQQ, encoded by the coding sequence ATGACCCCCAGAATCCTGCTCACCGAGCCCATCGCCGCGGCCGGCCTGGACCTGTTGCGCGCCACCGGGGAGGTGCACGTGGCGCACAGTACCGATCCGACCGACCTCGCCGGGCTGCTCGCCACCGCCGACGCCCTGGTGGTGCGCTCCTCGCCGGTGACCGCCGCCATGCTGGAGACCGCCCGGCGGCTCAAGGTCGTCGGACGCCACGGCGCCGGGCTGGACGGCATCGACCTGGCGGCCGCCGAGCGGTTGGGCATCGGGGTGGTCAGCACGCCGGGGGCCAACGCCGACTCGGTAGCCGAGTTCGTCATCCTGGCCGCCCTCACCCTCGCCCGGCAGACGCCACCGGCCGTCGCGTCGTTGGCCCGGGGTGCCTTCCCAGCCGGCCGGTCGCTGCCCTCGGCGGTCGTCGCGGCCGGCCTGACCGGCACCATGCTGTCCGGCCGCACCCTGGGCCTGATCGGGCTGGGCGCGATCGGCCGGGGCGTCGCGGCCCGCGCCCAGGGCCTCGGCATGACCGTGCTCGGTCACGACATCGCGACCACGGTGGCGCCTGCCGGAGTACGCCTGGTCGGGCTGGACGAGCTGCTGGGCGCGGCCGACGTGGTGAGCCTGCACGTGCCGCAGACCGCAGCGACCACCGGGCTGGTCGACGCCGCCGCGCTCGCCCGGATGCGGCCGGACGCACTGCTGGTGAACACCGCCCGGGCCGGCGTGGTGGACTGTGCGGCGGTGCTGGCAGCGCTGGACGCCGGGCGGCTGCGCGGGTACGCGGTGGACGTCTTCGACCCCGAGCCGCCCGCTCCGGACGACCCGCTGCTGCACCACCGGCGGGTCTTCGCCACCCCGCACCTGGCGGCGATGACCCACGACGCGCTGGACGCGATGGCCCGCGCCGTCGCCCAAGGCGTGATCGACTACCTGAAAGCCGTGGAAGGAAACCAACAGTGA
- a CDS encoding aldehyde dehydrogenase family protein gives MTAVPYHLNLVGGEWVDGERRPNTGAARPDEVVSEYARAGRETARAAIEAARGAQPDWARQPVGYRMELLDRVGSAILDRVEELAVLLAREEGKLLGEARGEVTRAGQTFRYYAHQLLQPSGEVYPSTRDRVHAEVRRRPLGVIGIITPWNYPMAIPAWKVAPALAYGNTVVLKPAELVPASAGELARIITAAGLPPGVFNLVMGAGGEVGDELLTSTGVDGISFTGSTGTGAQVAHQCLTHGNKRFQLEMGGKNPLVVLDDAELAVAVRCALDGSFFSSGQRCTASSRLIVQAGIHDRFVAALAEATDALRVGDPLDPTSQLGPVVSPGQLAQNLDYVRVGLAEGARVVAGGAHRPDEGQFMRPTLFAGARNDMRLAREEIFGPVACVIRVDDLDEAIDVANDTPYGLSAGIVTGSLSAAERFKRDARAGIVSVNLPTAGTELHLPFGGTGASNHGPREQGGYARDFYSVPVTCYTGW, from the coding sequence ATGACAGCGGTCCCGTACCACCTCAACCTGGTAGGCGGCGAGTGGGTCGACGGCGAGCGACGCCCCAACACCGGTGCGGCCCGCCCCGACGAGGTCGTCAGCGAGTACGCCCGCGCCGGTCGGGAGACCGCACGCGCGGCGATCGAGGCCGCCCGTGGCGCCCAGCCCGACTGGGCCCGGCAACCCGTCGGGTACCGGATGGAGCTGCTGGACCGGGTCGGCAGCGCCATCCTCGACCGGGTCGAGGAGCTCGCGGTGCTGCTCGCGCGCGAGGAGGGCAAGCTGCTCGGCGAGGCGCGCGGAGAGGTCACCCGGGCCGGCCAGACCTTCCGGTACTACGCCCACCAGCTGCTGCAACCCTCCGGCGAGGTGTACCCGTCGACCCGCGACCGGGTGCACGCCGAGGTCCGCCGCCGGCCGCTGGGCGTCATCGGGATCATCACACCGTGGAACTACCCGATGGCGATCCCGGCGTGGAAGGTCGCCCCCGCGCTGGCCTACGGCAACACCGTCGTGTTGAAGCCGGCCGAGCTGGTCCCCGCCTCGGCCGGGGAACTCGCCCGCATCATCACCGCCGCCGGCCTGCCACCCGGCGTGTTCAACCTGGTCATGGGGGCCGGCGGTGAGGTCGGCGACGAACTGCTCACCTCGACCGGGGTGGACGGCATCTCCTTCACCGGCAGCACCGGCACCGGTGCCCAGGTGGCCCACCAGTGCCTCACCCACGGCAACAAGCGGTTCCAGTTGGAGATGGGGGGCAAGAACCCGCTGGTGGTCCTCGACGACGCGGAGCTGGCCGTGGCGGTGCGCTGCGCCCTGGACGGCAGCTTCTTCAGCAGCGGTCAACGCTGCACGGCGTCGAGCCGGCTGATCGTGCAGGCCGGCATCCACGACCGGTTCGTCGCGGCGCTTGCCGAGGCGACCGACGCGTTGCGGGTCGGCGACCCGCTCGACCCGACCAGCCAGCTCGGCCCGGTGGTGAGCCCCGGACAGCTGGCCCAGAACCTCGACTACGTCCGGGTCGGGCTGGCCGAGGGGGCGCGCGTGGTGGCCGGCGGGGCACACCGGCCCGACGAGGGGCAGTTCATGCGCCCCACCCTCTTCGCCGGTGCCCGCAACGACATGCGGCTGGCCCGGGAGGAGATCTTCGGCCCGGTCGCCTGCGTGATCCGGGTCGACGACCTCGACGAGGCGATCGACGTCGCCAACGACACCCCGTACGGGTTGTCCGCCGGGATCGTCACCGGGTCGTTGTCGGCGGCCGAACGGTTCAAACGCGACGCCCGCGCCGGCATCGTCTCGGTCAACCTGCCCACCGCCGGTACGGAGCTGCACCTGCCGTTCGGTGGCACCGGGGCCTCCAACCACGGGCCCCGGGAGCAGGGCGGCTACGCCCGGGACTTCTACAGCGTGCCGGTGACCTGTTACACCGGCTGGTGA